Genomic segment of Negativicutes bacterium:
AAGAGTTAATTAATCAAGCGGTTAATTTTATGATGGGTTTATATAATGCGTTTATCGAAAAAGATTGTTCTATTGCAGAAATAAATCCACTAGTTATAACCGGTGATGGCAAAGTTATGGCACTTGATGCTAAGCTTAATTTTGATGACAGTGCATTATATCGCCATCCTGATATTTTAGAATACCGCGATTTAGATGAAGAAGATGAAAAAGAAAACAGAGCATCAAAATATGATTTAAATTATGTGACGTTAGATGGCAGTATTGGGTGTATGGTCAATGGTGCTGGACTAGCGATGGCAACGCTTGATATTATTCATTATTATGGCGGTGAGCCAGCTAACTTCCTTGATGTAGGAGGTTCGACTACTGTTGATAAGGTTTCGGAAGCGTTTAAAATAATTTTATCAGATGAAAAAGTACAAGGTATTTTTGTTAATATCTTTGGTGGCATTGTGAAATGTGATTTCATTGCCCAAGGGGTAGTGGAAGCAGCGAAACAAGTCGGGTTAACTGTTCCGTTGGTGGTAAGGTTAGAAGGAACTAATGTTGAAATTGGCAAAGAAATTTTGCGCAATTCCGGGATTGAAATTGTAGTTGCTGATTCTATGGCTGATGGCGCAGAAAAAATTGTTTCTTTAGTTAAAGATAGGGGGTAAGACAGTGAGCATTTTAGTAAATAATGACACAAAAGTAATTGTTCAAGGGATTACCGGTTCGGTAGCGAAATTTCATACGCAACAAATGTTGGAATATGGAACTAAAATTGTGGCTGGTGTTACGCCGGGTAAAGGTGGAATGACG
This window contains:
- the sucC gene encoding ADP-forming succinate--CoA ligase subunit beta, producing the protein MNIHEYQGKEVLRKYGVTVPNGKVAFSVEEAVCAAKKLGSQVCVVKAQIHAGGRGKAGGVKVAKNINEVESYAKEILGKTLITHQTGPEGKVVKRLLIEEGCDIKKEYYIGLVLDRVTSRVVLMASEEGGTEIEEVAAKTPEKIFKEIIDPAIGLASFQARRIAFNINIPKELINQAVNFMMGLYNAFIEKDCSIAEINPLVITGDGKVMALDAKLNFDDSALYRHPDILEYRDLDEEDEKENRASKYDLNYVTLDGSIGCMVNGAGLAMATLDIIHYYGGEPANFLDVGGSTTVDKVSEAFKIILSDEKVQGIFVNIFGGIVKCDFIAQGVVEAAKQVGLTVPLVVRLEGTNVEIGKEILRNSGIEIVVADSMADGAEKIVSLVKDRG